Genomic window (Chryseobacterium sp. H1D6B):
AAACTGGTCATGATAGAGATGAAGCATATAAAAGAAGACAAAGTAAACCGTGCTTCTCAGTTCCTGGGATCTATTTTGAGAAAATATCTTCCTGAAGAATGTGTTTTAGGACCTGAAAGATCACAAATCGCAAGACTCAATAATTTCTATCAATTTCAAATTTTACTTAAACTTCCAAGGGGTAAAAACTACGAAAGATATAAAGCTATGATTTTATTAAGTTTGAAAGAATTTGACGAAATCACTGCTTACCAAAGTGTTAAAAAAGGCGTTTTCGTGGATTTTTAACATTTTTTAACAAAATTTATAGCCTTTTATAAGAGGTTAATGTACCTGTTTCTAACAATAATCTCTACTTTTGATCGTTGATTATATGTTTGGCTCTTTTATTGGATGATTTATAAGTAATCATTTTTATTTGAATCAAATGAAAAACAAAAAGAAGATAGATGATAAATTTCAGAAAATATATTTCAGGTATCACGGTATTGGCTTCTGGTTTTTTCCTTGCTCAATCTACCGTTTCTACCGTTCTTTATTCACAGGCTTACGATAATCAGAAAAATAGTTTAAACTTACCTTCTCCTATCACTTCTACTGTGGAGAAAACTGTTTTGTCAGCTAAAGAACTTGTAGATATTAGTGTAAACACAATGATGTCCGATCCAGTGCTTAAAAATGCAAACTGGGGATTCGTAGTGTATGACCCGAAAACGAAGAAAGTAATTTCTTCGTACAATGAAAATACTCCTTTAGTACCAGCTTCTACAACGAAATTATTAACTACGGAAACAGCTTTGAACCTGTTAGGCGAAAATTACCGTTGGATGACCCAGCTGGAATATTCAGGGAATATCGATGAAAATGGAGTTTTAAACGGTAATCTTTATATTGTAGGAAGCGGAGACCCTTCACTGGGAACCAATAAAGCGGGAGCCTGGTCTTACAGAGATATCGTTTCAGATTTTATCAGCGGAATGTCCCGCGAAGGAATTAAAAAAGTAAATGGTGATATTATTATTCAAACAGCACTTTTCAAAGGGAATATTTCAAGACTTCCTGAAAATGTGGTCTGGCTGGAAAATAATAATTACTATCTGCCGGTAGGAACAACCCGCGAAATCAATCCTGCAAATGAAAAATTGATCGTAAAAAAAGGAAGCAGTTTTGCAGCAGATAAGAAATATTTTTATGTTTCTCCGTATGCAAACCAAATGGTGTATGCTGACAGCTATGACGGTGTAGGAGTTTTGACAACTAAATTACCAGATGCACCTTCTTATTTAGCAAATACTTTCAGAGCAACGATGGTAAAAAGCGGATTAGCGGTTACAGGAAAAGTAACTCCTAGAATTACAGATACTGCTCCAGAAAGCAGAAAACTGATCGCTGCCTATAAATCTCCTACTTTAGGTGATATTATTTTTTACACGAATCAGCACAGTGATAATTCGTTAGCAGAAGCTCTTTTAAAGACGGTAGGTTTCCAAAAATTAGGAGATCAGACTTCAGAATCGGGCAGAATCGTAGTAAACAGTCACTTAAAAGATGTTTCATTTGACATCAATGGATTAAATTATATTGACGGAAGCGGTCTTTCAAGAAGCAATACGGTAACGCCTATTTCTCAAGTGAAGTTCCTTACTTCTTTGATGGATGAGAAATATTATAAAACATATCTTACTTCCTTGCCTGTCGGAGGACAGTCAGGAACTTTAAAAAGAATGTTTATCGGAGCTGGAAACGGACAGATATTTGCTAAAACAGGAACCTTAAATAAGGTAAAAGCATTAGCAGGGTATATGAAAACTAATACAGGACGTACTTTGGTATTTTCATTTTT
Coding sequences:
- the dacB gene encoding D-alanyl-D-alanine carboxypeptidase/D-alanyl-D-alanine-endopeptidase, whose protein sequence is MINFRKYISGITVLASGFFLAQSTVSTVLYSQAYDNQKNSLNLPSPITSTVEKTVLSAKELVDISVNTMMSDPVLKNANWGFVVYDPKTKKVISSYNENTPLVPASTTKLLTTETALNLLGENYRWMTQLEYSGNIDENGVLNGNLYIVGSGDPSLGTNKAGAWSYRDIVSDFISGMSREGIKKVNGDIIIQTALFKGNISRLPENVVWLENNNYYLPVGTTREINPANEKLIVKKGSSFAADKKYFYVSPYANQMVYADSYDGVGVLTTKLPDAPSYLANTFRATMVKSGLAVTGKVTPRITDTAPESRKLIAAYKSPTLGDIIFYTNQHSDNSLAEALLKTVGFQKLGDQTSESGRIVVNSHLKDVSFDINGLNYIDGSGLSRSNTVTPISQVKFLTSLMDEKYYKTYLTSLPVGGQSGTLKRMFIGAGNGQIFAKTGTLNKVKALAGYMKTNTGRTLVFSFLVNNYSGSVDQVKARMERILQPALDL